From the Selenomonas sp. oral taxon 920 genome, the window ATCAGTTCTACGAGGACTTGGCTTTTGTCAGTTCCCTGCCGAACTTCACGATCCTGACGCCGGCGGACGGCAATCAGATGTACAAGGCGGTGCGCTATGCGGCCGAGATCAAGGGTCCTGTCTACATTCGCGGCGGATCGGGCCGTGAGGCGGACGTCTTTACGCCGGAGGCACCGTTCTCCCTCGACGGGATCACAGTCCTGAAGGAATATGGGACGGATGCAGTGATCTTCTCGAATGGATTTGTCCTTGACCGTGTAATGGCGGCGGCAGAGGAGCTAAAGGCACGCGGCGTCAATGTCACAGTTGCGGACATCAATATCCTCTATGGCAAGAATCCGCAGAAGATTCTCGATGTCATGGCTAAGACCGACTGCGTTGTCACGGTTGAAGATCACAACATCAACGGTGGACTCGGCTCCTACATCAGCCGTTTGGCGACCGAACATAAGCCGGTGCGTGTGAAGCGGATTGCACTCACGGATTATGCGGAGTCCGGTGCGGCAAAGGAACTCGGAGACCGCTACGGATTCAGTCCTACGGGCATTGCGGAGGAGACGCTGAAAGCGCTTGGGAAATAATCTCTGAACACTTTGTTCAGAGCGGCAGAAAGGAGCCGAATCTATGAGCAAGATCAAGGTCGCAGTGATTGGTGCAGGCGGGAAGATGGGGACGCGCACCTCGAATAACCTCATCACGAAGTTCCCTGATAAATTTGATGTGAAACTGGTGGAGACTTATCCGCCTGCTGTCGAGCGCATTGAGAAGGAACGTGGCCTCTCGGTGACCCCCGTCAAGGAAGCCCTTGACTTCGCCGATGTCGTCATCTTCGCCGTGCCGGATACGATGATCCGGACACTTTCGGCAGAGTATGTGCCGCTCCTGCGCCCCGGTACGGTGTTTCTTATCCTCGATCCTGCGGCTGCAGTCGCCAAGGAGCTGACGCTGCGTGATGACTGCACTTTCGGGGTTGCCCATCCATGTCATCCATCTTATTTCAAGTGGCAGAAGGAAGAGGATGCATATCTTGACCGTTTTGGCGGCGAGGGCGGACATCAGGACATTGTCATGTCGAAAATATGCGGCGATGATGCAAAGTTCGATCTGGCACAGGAGACGGCACGCTGCATGTACCGTGCGGACAAGGCGTACATCATGACCTCCGAACAGATCGCGTTCCTCGAGCCGACACTCGTAGAGATCCTCGGCGCGAGCACGCTGTACGCGATGGCAGAGACGGTGGATGAGGCGGTGCGCCGCGGCATTGAACGAGAGGCAGCGGTCTCCTTCCTGACGGGACACATCTTCAATCTAAGTGCGAACTTCCTCGGCTATCTGCCGGGCAATCCGCCTGTCTCGGACGCCTGCAAGGTCGCCATTGGCATTGGCAATCGTCATGTGCTGCGCGACGACTGGAAGAAGATCTGGGAGGACGATATGCTTGAAAAGGCAATCGCCACGATGCTTCACCCTGAGAATCCCAAGCTTTGAGGCTTCTGGGCAGATGAGTTTTATTTTCTAAGAGAGAAAAGGAGAATCCAACATGTTGAAGCGACTGACACTCCTTGCCATGACGATGATTATGGCGCTCACAATGATTGGCTGCGGCGGCGGGGATAATGGTGCTGCGCCCAAAAATCAGCAGAAGGGCGATGAGGTGAAGCTCCTCGGCAGCGAAACGGCAAAGACACATCTCAAAGTCGGTACGACGACGGCGCCGGACGGACACTATGTCCTCGGTCTGATCGAGATGCAGAAGAAGCTCGAGGAGCTCTCGGGCGGCACGATGACGCTCGACATCTATCCGAACTCGGCGCTTGGCGGCGAGTCCGACATGCTCGACAATGTCTCTCTCGGCACGCAGGATATGGTGCTCTCCTCGACGGGTCCCATCCCGACGTTCTCGGATGCAACGACGAACTGGGGCACGCTCGACCTGCCGTACCTCTTCGAGTCGCGTGAGGAGGCATACAAGGTTCTGGACGGCGAAATTGGCAAGGAACTCCTAGGTGAATTCAAGGGCACGGGTGTCAAGGCGATCGGCTTCTGGGAGAACGGCTTCCGCGAGCTGACGAACAACAAGAAGGAGATCAAGACGCCGGCAGATCTCGCAGGCATGAAGATCCGCACGATGGAGAACCACGTCCATATGGAGAGCTACACGGATCTCGGAGCAACACCGACGGCAATGGCGTGGGGTGAGATTTTCTCCGCACTCCAGCAGGGCACCGTCGATGGGCAGGAGAATCCGCTTGCGATCATCCTGACGGCAAAGGTCTATGAGGTGCAGAAGTACATCTCGATGATCGATCTCTTCTACAGCCCCTGCGTACTCATGATCAATGAGGACACCTACAACAAGTTCACCGATGAGCAGAAGAAGTGGTTCGATGAGGCTGCGGAATACGGCAAGATGAAGGAGCGCGAGATCTCGAAGAATATCGACGATACGGCGCGTGAGCGTTTGACTGCACAGGGCATCGTATTCACAGATGTGAACAAGGCTGAGTGGATGAAGGCAACGGAGAGCGTCTATCAGGATTCCTCTCTCGGCATCGATCAGAATCTACTCTCCCGCATTCGCGCCATCACCGGCCGCTGAGCTGCTGCAGGGAATCGCCGAATCTGAGGTGGGCTTATGAAAAAATTGGTGAACGGTTTTGCGAAAGTCGTCGAAGCCTTTTTGGTTATCCTCATGGCGCTCATGGTTCTCGTCGTTTTTATGGCGACCGTTGGGCGGTACTCACAGCTCTTTGCCATCCCTTGGAGCGAGGAGTTTGCGCGCTACTGCATGATCGCCATCGTCTACCTCGGGTTGATGCTTGCATCCCTGCAGGAACGCCATTTCATTGTTGAGCTGGTACCGCTCATCTTTCGGAAATCGCCGCGTGTCATACTCGGGGTGAATGTCGTTGTTACGGTACTGCTCGATGCGTTTGCCATATTTATGGCAAGCTATGGTTGGGACATCGTATCGAAGATGCTTGCACAGGGGAAGCTCAGCCCCATGCTGAAACTCCCCCTCGGCGGTCTCTATGCGCTGATCCCTATCGGGATCGTGCTCATGGCGGTGTTCTATACCTATCGCACCGTGGAGAAGCTTCGCGCGGCATCCGCGGGGGCTGTGCCCGAGGATGAGAAGGAGGCGACGACCTGATGGAAATTGCAGGAATTCTCTTTGCAGTGCTCTTCCTCGTCCTCTTTTTGGGCGTTCCAATTGCGATCAGTCTCGGCATTGCTGCGGTCGTTACGATGCTTGTAACAAGCAATCCGCAGTATCTTGCCTCGGTGCCGACGCGTATGTTTACGCAGCTGGATAGTTTTACCCTTATGGCGGTACCGTTTTTCATCCTCGCAGGCAACATCATGGCGGTCGGCGGTATTTCGGATCGCCTGATCGGCTTTATCGAGCTGCTGCTGCGGCGTCTGCCCGGACGTCTCGCGTGTATCTCTGTTGTTGCGTCGGCATTCTTCGGTGCGATCTCGGGCTCCAACCCCGCGACGGTGGCTGCCATTGGCGGCATCACCTCACCGAAGATGCTAGAAAAGGGGTATCCGCGTGACGTGACGGCGGCAATCGCGGCCTCTTCGGGGACGCTCGGCGTTGTTATCCCGCCGTCCATCGGCATGGTCACCTATGCCGTGACGGCAGGTGTATCAGTTACGGCAATGTTCCTGGGCGGATGGA encodes:
- a CDS encoding transketolase family protein, translating into MAKFKGTREAFAAAMMDLADEGKDVYGVYPDALKAMRAVAFGDKYPERYIECGIAEQCAVDVAAGMASAGCIPFVGTYCGFMTMRAGEQMRTFVGYTDLNVKCAGFNAGCLGGEREGVTHQFYEDLAFVSSLPNFTILTPADGNQMYKAVRYAAEIKGPVYIRGGSGREADVFTPEAPFSLDGITVLKEYGTDAVIFSNGFVLDRVMAAAEELKARGVNVTVADINILYGKNPQKILDVMAKTDCVVTVEDHNINGGLGSYISRLATEHKPVRVKRIALTDYAESGAAKELGDRYGFSPTGIAEETLKALGK
- a CDS encoding phosphogluconate dehydrogenase C-terminal domain-containing protein → MSKIKVAVIGAGGKMGTRTSNNLITKFPDKFDVKLVETYPPAVERIEKERGLSVTPVKEALDFADVVIFAVPDTMIRTLSAEYVPLLRPGTVFLILDPAAAVAKELTLRDDCTFGVAHPCHPSYFKWQKEEDAYLDRFGGEGGHQDIVMSKICGDDAKFDLAQETARCMYRADKAYIMTSEQIAFLEPTLVEILGASTLYAMAETVDEAVRRGIEREAAVSFLTGHIFNLSANFLGYLPGNPPVSDACKVAIGIGNRHVLRDDWKKIWEDDMLEKAIATMLHPENPKL
- a CDS encoding DctP family TRAP transporter solute-binding subunit — protein: MLKRLTLLAMTMIMALTMIGCGGGDNGAAPKNQQKGDEVKLLGSETAKTHLKVGTTTAPDGHYVLGLIEMQKKLEELSGGTMTLDIYPNSALGGESDMLDNVSLGTQDMVLSSTGPIPTFSDATTNWGTLDLPYLFESREEAYKVLDGEIGKELLGEFKGTGVKAIGFWENGFRELTNNKKEIKTPADLAGMKIRTMENHVHMESYTDLGATPTAMAWGEIFSALQQGTVDGQENPLAIILTAKVYEVQKYISMIDLFYSPCVLMINEDTYNKFTDEQKKWFDEAAEYGKMKEREISKNIDDTARERLTAQGIVFTDVNKAEWMKATESVYQDSSLGIDQNLLSRIRAITGR
- a CDS encoding TRAP transporter small permease — its product is MKKLVNGFAKVVEAFLVILMALMVLVVFMATVGRYSQLFAIPWSEEFARYCMIAIVYLGLMLASLQERHFIVELVPLIFRKSPRVILGVNVVVTVLLDAFAIFMASYGWDIVSKMLAQGKLSPMLKLPLGGLYALIPIGIVLMAVFYTYRTVEKLRAASAGAVPEDEKEATT